Proteins from a single region of Gordonia hongkongensis:
- a CDS encoding TniQ family protein → MLPARVAIDPRESLDSYLERIALVNDLTTKSLVRMLKENRDGSSVSTAFMLVRPSDELVGRIVDLTGLGASAVENSTLLRYDGGAPLNLDGFDPLDRCQRPV, encoded by the coding sequence ATGCTCCCCGCTCGAGTTGCAATCGATCCACGCGAGTCGCTTGATTCGTACCTCGAGCGGATTGCACTTGTGAACGATCTGACGACCAAGAGTCTTGTCCGCATGCTCAAGGAGAACCGGGACGGATCGTCGGTCTCGACGGCTTTCATGCTGGTCCGGCCTAGCGATGAGCTCGTCGGCCGAATAGTGGATCTCACTGGGCTGGGGGCATCGGCCGTCGAGAATTCGACCTTGTTGCGTTACGACGGAGGCGCGCCACTCAACCTCGACGGCTTCGACCCGCTCGATCGGTGTCAACGGCCAGTTTGA
- a CDS encoding TniB family NTP-binding protein, with protein MTSEDRARAVDALRQWMNGLYVETAETRAVADRLTEIVQENSETGPGAKAIASVTGASTLGKSTAVRRWATRKYVEWIVGAPKGPAELPTWNPQPTIDADLCPVVWVNLQSGSMVKGFNSQVLDFFRLSASGAAHQTSTAAVRALARHGVRTLLIDDFHLLRTNWKGGREVLDHVKYMNTELGEFNASLILVGTDLESSEAMSDAQLIGRLQPMSFSPYGIETSEEQHAWQQLLYGLEGYLLPHLPRASEGLLTSQLAGPIWKRSQGYVGDATRLLRIATLAAIADGTHTINPEHLKEVRLSKRAHAAEAEIDLRRRSKQSRV; from the coding sequence ATGACATCCGAGGACCGCGCGCGGGCGGTCGATGCGCTGCGTCAATGGATGAATGGACTCTACGTCGAAACGGCCGAGACCCGCGCAGTCGCAGACCGACTCACTGAGATCGTGCAGGAGAATTCTGAAACGGGCCCCGGTGCGAAGGCAATAGCGTCGGTCACAGGTGCAAGCACGCTCGGGAAGAGCACGGCGGTCCGCCGCTGGGCCACAAGGAAATACGTGGAATGGATCGTAGGCGCACCGAAAGGCCCTGCAGAACTGCCCACGTGGAACCCTCAGCCAACGATCGACGCAGACCTATGCCCCGTCGTTTGGGTCAACCTGCAATCTGGCTCGATGGTCAAAGGATTCAACTCCCAAGTCCTTGACTTCTTCCGCTTATCCGCCAGCGGCGCCGCCCACCAGACGTCAACCGCCGCGGTCAGGGCATTGGCACGCCACGGCGTGCGCACCCTTCTCATCGACGACTTCCATCTACTGCGTACCAACTGGAAGGGCGGCCGGGAGGTCCTCGATCACGTGAAGTACATGAACACCGAGCTCGGCGAATTCAACGCCAGCTTAATTCTGGTTGGGACAGACCTCGAATCCAGTGAAGCCATGAGCGATGCCCAGCTTATCGGCCGCCTCCAGCCAATGAGCTTCAGTCCGTACGGAATCGAGACTTCGGAGGAGCAACACGCGTGGCAGCAACTGCTCTACGGGCTGGAAGGTTATCTCCTTCCGCATCTCCCTCGGGCAAGCGAAGGGCTTCTCACTTCACAGCTCGCGGGGCCCATCTGGAAGCGATCTCAGGGCTACGTCGGTGACGCGACACGCCTCCTCCGCATTGCGACACTTGCAGCGATCGCCGACGGCACGCACACGATCAACCCAGAACACCTGAAGGAAGTCCGCCTCAGTAAACGAGCGCACGCAGCAGAGGCGGAAATCGATCTTCGGCGCCGCAGCAAGCAGAGCAGGGTGTGA